A stretch of Myxococcus hansupus DNA encodes these proteins:
- a CDS encoding MSCRAMM family protein gives MRKQPAVLVTLGVLALVLAVALVRRQEGTDTRPTPSTAQRGPARRDLGKPTPPPRGTHSLKGRVLDPQRRPAAGIQVTATRDMPGESLSARPCDLRFPELRLSSSGCIGEPEELVRELVEAGHGAAPVVAQAVTSADGTFLLEDLPEGQVALWAIGDRHATLTREVRTDARDVQLVLEAGRAIHGRVISEDATPLPGARLTLFHQDHTRFFDARAGDDGRFAFGPLPQGDYTVVASHEGLLTDSLQEVVSQNLDPIVLHPPRRLSGRVLAQNTPVAGAEVHVTYTSHVTVTDAEGRFSFEPLSPGDYEVRAEHQGEHGFATATLAEESGDTETTVQLGTLIYIEGSVRDEAGRPIARAKVGAAAPRGMAPPAEYVFTAEDGLFRIGPLRKEPYIFNALAPGYRGQLHDAVASPGARVDFTLMPAHLLRGTVTDAQGTPLSGVDIDVDVDVEIHAETEEVRQDVDPTTTDEHGRFELTFADPGDYTLVITRDAFMEERKVVKVPGPALHVTLSAGARVEGTVTNTQGVPIPAMTLSLVDDSETSPAQQVETDTEGRFFITSVGPGTYSVIAGVHLGIDKVERDEALRIITVKGTETVEASIRLATGAPVSGIVVDEHGRPVANAQVSGITDNKQHDGLGVTTLTDAEGRFTLHHLAEGECLLLASKEGYVFKATRPQPLPNPMVRARSGVQDVRLVLTSQGHIRGRVVRADGAPVTRFTVDHKTLRDPDGAFRLAVESAGFQRFTFEAPGLMRTVREVKVSEGEDVDLGEVRLDAGRIIRGRVVEAETSQPLEDAVVELRLPVTDEAWDEDAPVAAEVTDRNGAFAFTPMEARPLNVRVRTNRGHPWMHQRIGTGDETLELRVYRGAQLEGTLTDRDGKPVEALVQLVPDGLDMPIAVDEQPGSFTARNLRAWKYTLSVHSARTLDGRGVTIHPRRVELPPTGTVKLALTESTGSGTMRLGIHMPPLPPEEARAPAEPHPMFRRHASGIRAIHYQGLLEGTVPPTLSAEQLRSRLRFADIRASPRSHPETKVYEDLPAGQYTYVVLVQEQGPPRRYLAHREPLFLTEGETLERDIQVTLQPLP, from the coding sequence ATGCGCAAGCAGCCAGCAGTCCTGGTAACACTCGGCGTGCTCGCGCTCGTGTTGGCCGTGGCACTCGTCCGCAGGCAGGAGGGCACGGACACGCGACCGACGCCCTCCACCGCACAGCGCGGCCCGGCGCGGAGAGACCTCGGCAAGCCCACGCCTCCGCCACGAGGTACCCACTCGCTCAAGGGCCGCGTCCTCGACCCGCAGCGCCGCCCCGCCGCGGGCATCCAAGTCACCGCTACGAGAGACATGCCCGGCGAGTCCCTGTCCGCGCGCCCCTGTGACCTGCGCTTCCCGGAGCTGAGGCTGTCCTCCAGCGGATGCATCGGCGAGCCCGAGGAGCTGGTGCGCGAGCTCGTCGAAGCCGGCCACGGCGCCGCGCCCGTGGTCGCCCAGGCCGTCACCTCGGCGGATGGAACGTTCCTGCTCGAGGACCTCCCCGAAGGGCAGGTGGCGCTCTGGGCCATCGGAGACCGGCACGCCACGCTGACGCGGGAGGTCCGCACCGACGCGCGGGATGTGCAACTCGTGCTCGAAGCGGGCCGCGCCATCCACGGCCGCGTCATCTCCGAGGACGCCACCCCGCTGCCCGGCGCGCGCCTGACGCTCTTCCACCAGGACCACACCCGCTTCTTCGATGCGCGGGCCGGCGACGATGGGCGCTTCGCCTTCGGCCCCCTCCCTCAGGGCGACTACACCGTCGTCGCCAGCCACGAGGGGCTGCTGACGGACTCCCTTCAGGAAGTGGTCTCGCAGAATCTCGACCCGATCGTCCTGCATCCCCCGCGGCGACTGTCCGGCCGCGTGCTCGCACAGAACACGCCCGTGGCCGGAGCCGAAGTCCACGTGACGTACACCTCCCACGTCACCGTCACGGACGCCGAGGGCCGCTTCTCCTTCGAGCCCCTCTCCCCCGGCGACTACGAGGTGCGCGCCGAGCATCAAGGGGAGCACGGCTTCGCCACGGCGACACTGGCCGAGGAAAGCGGCGACACGGAGACCACCGTGCAACTGGGCACCCTCATCTATATCGAGGGCAGCGTGCGCGACGAAGCCGGGCGCCCCATTGCCCGCGCCAAGGTGGGCGCCGCGGCGCCTCGGGGCATGGCCCCCCCTGCGGAGTACGTCTTCACGGCGGAGGACGGCCTGTTCCGAATCGGCCCGCTGCGCAAGGAGCCCTACATCTTCAACGCCTTGGCCCCCGGCTATCGAGGCCAGCTCCATGACGCGGTCGCCAGTCCAGGCGCGCGCGTGGATTTCACCCTGATGCCCGCCCACCTGCTTCGGGGCACCGTCACCGACGCCCAGGGCACCCCCCTGTCCGGCGTGGACATCGACGTCGACGTCGACGTCGAGATTCACGCCGAGACGGAAGAGGTCCGCCAGGACGTCGACCCCACCACGACAGACGAACACGGCCGCTTCGAACTCACGTTCGCGGACCCCGGGGACTACACGCTCGTCATCACCCGCGACGCGTTCATGGAGGAGCGAAAGGTGGTGAAGGTGCCGGGCCCGGCGCTCCACGTGACGCTGAGCGCGGGGGCCCGAGTGGAGGGCACCGTCACGAACACGCAGGGCGTGCCCATCCCCGCCATGACGCTCAGCCTCGTGGACGACAGCGAGACGTCCCCCGCCCAGCAGGTCGAGACCGACACGGAGGGACGCTTCTTCATCACCAGCGTGGGGCCGGGCACGTACAGCGTGATTGCCGGAGTCCACCTCGGAATCGACAAGGTGGAGCGCGACGAGGCGCTGCGCATCATCACCGTGAAAGGAACGGAGACCGTGGAGGCGTCGATCCGCCTCGCGACCGGAGCACCTGTGTCCGGCATCGTCGTGGACGAACACGGACGCCCGGTGGCGAACGCCCAGGTGAGTGGAATCACCGACAACAAACAGCACGACGGCCTCGGGGTCACCACCCTCACCGACGCGGAGGGCCGCTTCACCCTGCACCACCTGGCGGAGGGCGAATGCCTGCTGCTCGCGTCAAAGGAGGGATATGTGTTCAAGGCCACCCGGCCCCAGCCCCTCCCCAATCCCATGGTCCGCGCGAGGTCTGGCGTACAGGACGTGCGGTTGGTGCTGACCAGCCAGGGCCACATCCGGGGCCGGGTGGTGCGCGCGGATGGCGCCCCCGTCACCCGCTTCACCGTGGACCATAAGACCCTCCGGGACCCTGATGGCGCCTTCCGGCTCGCCGTCGAGAGCGCTGGCTTCCAGCGCTTCACCTTCGAGGCCCCCGGGCTGATGCGCACGGTACGCGAGGTGAAGGTCTCCGAGGGCGAGGATGTCGACCTGGGCGAGGTGCGGTTGGACGCCGGACGCATCATCCGCGGGCGCGTGGTGGAAGCGGAGACGTCACAGCCGCTCGAGGACGCCGTCGTCGAACTCCGCCTGCCCGTGACAGACGAAGCCTGGGACGAAGACGCCCCGGTGGCCGCGGAAGTCACCGACAGGAACGGCGCCTTCGCCTTCACCCCCATGGAAGCACGCCCGTTGAACGTGCGGGTCCGGACGAACCGGGGCCACCCCTGGATGCACCAACGCATTGGCACGGGTGATGAAACCTTGGAGCTTCGGGTGTACCGAGGCGCACAGTTGGAAGGCACCCTGACGGACCGGGACGGGAAGCCCGTGGAGGCCCTCGTTCAACTCGTGCCCGACGGCCTCGACATGCCCATCGCGGTCGACGAGCAGCCGGGCTCCTTCACGGCCCGGAACCTTCGGGCGTGGAAGTACACCCTGTCGGTCCACAGCGCCCGGACGCTGGACGGCCGCGGCGTGACCATCCATCCGCGGCGCGTGGAGCTCCCGCCCACGGGCACGGTGAAGCTCGCGCTCACCGAGAGCACGGGCAGCGGAACGATGCGGCTCGGCATTCACATGCCGCCGCTCCCACCCGAGGAAGCGCGAGCCCCAGCGGAGCCCCACCCCATGTTCCGCCGCCACGCCAGCGGCATCCGCGCCATCCACTATCAGGGGCTGCTGGAGGGGACGGTGCCCCCCACCCTGTCCGCTGAGCAGCTCCGCTCCCGGCTCCGCTTCGCGGACATCCGCGCCTCCCCTCGGAGCCACCCGGAGACGAAGGTGTACGAGGACCTCCCCGCTGGGCAGTACACGTACGTGGTCCTGGTACAGGAGCAGGGACCGCCTCGACGGTACCTCGCCCACCGGGAACCCCTCTTCCTCACGGAGGGCGAGACGCTGGAGCGAGACATCCAGGTGACGCTGCAGCCCCTGCCCTGA
- a CDS encoding cupin domain-containing protein, with the protein MLLDELLNGFPRERFLQEHYQRRPFTGASSAERLQRLGTWETIDFLVEETACDVLLARQGVPYPGGRPRTAKEARELFAQGYTLALRQPDQHHPDLAQLARAFSAELHGRINLHIYCTPAGHHGFGWHCDPEEVFILQTAGRKEYLLRENTLHPVPLPESVPSGTLAAQEKTPVETHALGAGDFIYIPGGYWHMAQASDEALSISIGLMPPTLLDLLDGVRATLAASPVWRRRMPSLGRASTLDDPSKLELLRTLIAELGGELQKQLAEPGYPLRFLAQTARFYLRSTGIRGNGR; encoded by the coding sequence ATGCTGCTCGATGAACTGCTGAACGGTTTTCCGCGGGAGCGCTTCCTCCAGGAGCACTACCAGCGACGTCCCTTCACCGGCGCCTCCTCCGCGGAGCGCCTCCAGCGCCTGGGGACGTGGGAGACCATCGACTTCCTCGTGGAGGAGACGGCCTGCGACGTCCTGCTCGCGCGCCAGGGCGTACCCTACCCGGGAGGCAGGCCCAGGACGGCGAAGGAGGCCCGCGAGCTGTTCGCGCAGGGCTACACGCTGGCGCTGCGTCAGCCGGACCAGCACCACCCGGACCTGGCGCAATTGGCGCGCGCGTTCAGCGCGGAGCTGCACGGCCGCATCAACCTGCACATCTACTGCACGCCCGCGGGGCACCACGGCTTCGGCTGGCACTGCGACCCGGAGGAGGTGTTCATCCTCCAGACGGCGGGCCGCAAGGAGTACCTGCTGCGGGAGAACACGCTCCACCCCGTGCCCCTGCCGGAGTCGGTGCCCAGCGGCACCCTGGCCGCGCAGGAGAAGACGCCCGTGGAGACGCATGCGCTGGGCGCCGGGGACTTCATCTACATCCCGGGCGGGTACTGGCACATGGCCCAGGCGTCGGACGAGGCCCTGTCCATCTCCATCGGGCTGATGCCACCCACCCTGCTGGACCTCCTCGACGGCGTGAGGGCCACGCTGGCCGCCAGCCCCGTGTGGCGGCGGCGGATGCCCTCGCTGGGGCGCGCCTCCACGCTGGACGACCCGAGCAAGCTGGAGCTGCTCCGGACGTTGATTGCGGAGCTGGGGGGTGAGCTCCAGAAGCAGCTCGCCGAGCCCGGATATCCGCTGCGCTTCCTGGCGCAGACGGCCCGGTTCTATCTGCGCTCCACCGGAATCCGGGGCAACGGACGATAA
- a CDS encoding DUF2381 family protein, producing MPRLVAILSLLLGFAAPAQSLPAVRERIERRVVLSGDSSAQVPEVRIAAGAATLLRFDALLQRDAIEVEGRERFHLVEVGERILVLEPAMDLGPGERLMLRVRYADDAAPAQGVFALVSHASEVDARVNVFRKRDSVEVLRAELADVRAQLTAQEVELRALQARCQASGPAGLVMAGSLRAEGVRGGRIKWETTLKSDGSLDCVRGEALHSASWSVVSFFVRNKGPAPWKASTAKLRSLARGERVEVVAVRTQPQVIAPGETGRIIIEVAAIEERAGEKFSVELGDDAESGRRLSCTMTFDGRSP from the coding sequence TTGCCTCGACTCGTTGCCATTCTTTCCCTGTTGCTGGGATTCGCCGCCCCGGCGCAATCCCTCCCGGCCGTCCGCGAGCGCATCGAGCGGCGCGTCGTCCTGTCTGGTGATTCCTCAGCGCAGGTGCCGGAGGTGCGCATCGCCGCTGGCGCCGCCACCTTGTTGCGCTTTGACGCGCTCCTCCAACGCGACGCGATTGAAGTGGAGGGGCGCGAGCGTTTCCATCTGGTGGAAGTGGGCGAGCGAATCCTCGTTCTGGAGCCCGCGATGGACCTGGGCCCCGGCGAGCGGTTGATGCTTCGCGTGCGCTACGCGGATGATGCCGCTCCCGCGCAGGGCGTCTTCGCGCTCGTCTCTCACGCATCCGAGGTGGATGCCCGGGTGAATGTCTTTAGAAAGCGTGACTCCGTCGAGGTGCTGCGGGCAGAACTCGCGGATGTTCGCGCGCAATTGACCGCACAGGAGGTTGAGCTGCGCGCGCTCCAGGCTCGCTGTCAGGCCAGTGGCCCGGCGGGCCTCGTGATGGCCGGAAGCTTGAGGGCGGAGGGTGTGCGAGGGGGGCGTATCAAGTGGGAGACGACGCTGAAGTCCGACGGGAGCCTTGACTGCGTGCGCGGCGAGGCACTCCATTCCGCTTCCTGGTCCGTCGTGTCTTTCTTCGTTCGGAACAAAGGCCCCGCGCCGTGGAAAGCCTCGACGGCGAAGTTGCGCAGCCTCGCGCGCGGAGAGCGTGTTGAGGTGGTGGCCGTCAGGACGCAGCCGCAAGTGATTGCTCCGGGCGAGACGGGGCGCATCATCATCGAGGTGGCGGCGATCGAGGAGCGGGCCGGAGAGAAGTTCAGCGTGGAGCTTGGTGACGACGCCGAGAGCGGGCGAAGGCTCTCTTGCACCATGACGTTCGATGGGAGGTCCCCTTGA
- a CDS encoding serine/threonine protein kinase, whose amino-acid sequence MYHPAQLQPGQWVDGWRVVCLLGAGTYGAVYRVEKNGRHFAMKLAMHRASSGDAEQADARLQRELGCLVHLSHPNIIASRAHGRWPDLVTGWLYVILDLVEGYTLAEWVERMHPTAQEVARVFGKLAAALDYMHGRGVFHRDLKLGNIMVRASDGAPLILDFSAGDYTNAEDLTDAPLPPGTRRYRTPEAYRFLRENGDNRAARYEFKVTDDVYALGVCLFDVLTAPEPTSGSFKAPVEGRWMPPPARVLNPRVPESLSDAAMNFIARKPEHRPPTAEVMRRKLEAFATEAGPEWTTPLHHLATKPRFDPATGTEAPLPSRPRPWRRVVLLGAVLAMGGAAAVTMTRSSPPEAPAQIDGSVPASSPPRDTGPVALVESSTLLTPPEVDAGVSWDARSPPRVPASSPAGVALPPPVPVQKESPAVKRAPTVASPSEAPAKKALSSGGNGAEFLKKCAAASAAVALQLGCPSSAQLRPTSSECPAEAIDAMFEKLHLVRGSSTYLNIDMEQPGEEFDMGVFGDGPVRGIVTDGDRRMPNGTILDGQLWTGDGRFYARYTRARYPDGKSYPVCIVIGGWGPEDGREGSKPGAVVFPRSYHAYWVTRWP is encoded by the coding sequence ATGTACCACCCCGCGCAACTCCAGCCCGGTCAGTGGGTGGACGGGTGGCGCGTGGTGTGCTTGCTGGGAGCGGGCACCTACGGCGCCGTGTACCGGGTGGAGAAGAACGGGCGGCACTTCGCGATGAAGCTGGCCATGCACCGCGCCAGCAGCGGCGACGCGGAGCAGGCCGACGCGCGACTGCAACGAGAGCTGGGGTGCCTGGTCCACCTGTCGCACCCCAACATCATCGCCTCGCGTGCGCACGGACGGTGGCCAGACCTCGTCACCGGCTGGCTCTACGTCATCCTCGACCTCGTGGAGGGGTATACCCTGGCCGAGTGGGTGGAGCGCATGCACCCCACCGCCCAAGAGGTTGCTCGCGTCTTCGGGAAGCTCGCGGCGGCCCTGGACTACATGCACGGGCGTGGCGTCTTCCACCGCGATTTGAAGCTCGGCAACATCATGGTGCGCGCTTCCGACGGAGCGCCGCTCATCCTCGATTTCAGCGCGGGGGATTACACGAACGCCGAGGACCTGACGGACGCGCCGCTGCCGCCCGGCACCCGGCGCTACCGCACGCCGGAGGCCTACCGCTTCCTGCGCGAGAACGGTGACAACCGGGCCGCGCGCTACGAGTTCAAGGTGACGGACGACGTCTACGCGCTGGGCGTCTGCCTCTTCGACGTGTTGACCGCGCCCGAGCCGACAAGTGGCTCTTTCAAGGCGCCCGTCGAGGGACGATGGATGCCTCCGCCCGCGCGGGTCTTGAATCCACGGGTGCCGGAGTCGCTGAGCGACGCGGCCATGAACTTCATCGCGCGCAAGCCCGAGCACCGGCCGCCCACGGCGGAGGTGATGCGCCGCAAGCTGGAAGCCTTCGCCACGGAGGCGGGGCCGGAGTGGACGACACCTCTCCATCACCTCGCGACGAAGCCACGGTTCGATCCAGCGACAGGCACCGAGGCGCCCCTGCCTTCCCGCCCGCGCCCCTGGAGGCGGGTGGTCCTGCTCGGAGCGGTGTTGGCCATGGGGGGGGCCGCCGCTGTCACGATGACGAGGTCATCTCCGCCAGAAGCGCCCGCTCAGATTGATGGTTCTGTCCCCGCGAGCAGTCCGCCGCGCGATACGGGGCCCGTGGCCCTGGTCGAATCGTCGACGTTGCTGACTCCGCCCGAGGTGGACGCCGGCGTGTCATGGGATGCGAGATCCCCGCCGCGTGTGCCCGCGTCTTCACCCGCTGGGGTAGCGTTGCCCCCTCCAGTCCCCGTCCAGAAGGAAAGCCCCGCCGTGAAGCGTGCCCCCACCGTCGCCAGCCCGTCCGAAGCCCCGGCCAAGAAGGCCCTTTCCTCTGGAGGAAACGGGGCGGAGTTCCTCAAGAAGTGCGCGGCCGCCAGCGCCGCCGTGGCTTTGCAGCTCGGGTGCCCCAGCAGCGCTCAGTTGCGTCCCACGTCCTCTGAGTGCCCCGCCGAGGCGATTGACGCCATGTTCGAGAAGCTGCATCTGGTTCGAGGGAGCAGCACCTACCTCAACATCGACATGGAACAGCCCGGGGAGGAATTTGACATGGGCGTGTTTGGCGATGGGCCTGTGCGTGGCATCGTTACCGATGGGGACCGGAGAATGCCTAACGGCACCATCCTTGATGGCCAGCTCTGGACGGGGGACGGGAGATTCTATGCCCGCTACACCCGGGCCCGGTATCCGGATGGGAAGAGCTATCCCGTGTGCATCGTGATTGGAGGCTGGGGGCCGGAGGACGGGCGGGAAGGATCGAAGCCGGGCGCCGTGGTCTTCCCCAGGTCCTACCATGCCTATTGGGTGACGCGCTGGCCCTGA
- a CDS encoding serine/threonine protein kinase, with the protein MSHGNDPRPSEGAVLFCNGDTAYEFFQHLGLGRNGERLMLARPRTPAGYQGKVLLKCVALPDTKFLEQYPRARVRLEEETRLARFLQHPGIARVHGLFETKQGLCSVMECVEGFSLDALLTIAQTRGGYFSESFVLYVFAEVAAALAYAHSRTDDAGLPLGIVNRDVNPARIRLRPNGSVALTDFGVAFSRLAGRIATSLPRLKGEVLYAAPEALLGEVVDARGDLFSLGLTMLEFATGRHLYDPADLKISEAESRLSPVEHQRVLHASIRHMETGQPLHVEDAIWCAMVYRPQDIGRAAFGVSKPLRTLFYKLLRRRPADRFASAAELEVALRARLSQLAPYGADDAVKEVEQALFEAGEAMEELTLMDDEGGFVPADWRSHPDSIETLPGSAISDELTTEPGAGARRAKKPPAV; encoded by the coding sequence ATGTCCCATGGTAATGACCCTCGGCCCTCCGAGGGCGCGGTCCTCTTTTGTAATGGGGACACCGCCTACGAGTTCTTTCAGCACCTCGGCCTGGGCCGCAATGGTGAGCGCCTCATGCTCGCGCGGCCCCGCACCCCGGCTGGCTACCAGGGCAAGGTGCTGCTCAAGTGCGTAGCCCTGCCGGATACGAAGTTTCTGGAGCAGTACCCACGCGCCCGGGTGCGACTGGAGGAGGAGACGCGGTTGGCTCGGTTCCTCCAGCATCCCGGCATCGCCCGCGTCCATGGCCTCTTCGAGACGAAGCAGGGCCTGTGCTCCGTCATGGAGTGCGTGGAGGGCTTCAGCCTGGACGCGCTGCTGACCATTGCCCAGACGCGGGGTGGTTACTTCTCGGAGTCCTTCGTCCTGTATGTGTTCGCTGAGGTCGCGGCGGCACTGGCTTACGCGCATTCTCGGACGGACGACGCGGGGCTGCCACTGGGCATCGTCAATCGCGACGTCAATCCCGCACGCATCCGCCTGCGCCCGAATGGCTCCGTGGCGCTGACGGATTTCGGCGTGGCCTTCTCACGGCTCGCGGGGCGCATCGCCACATCACTGCCGCGTCTCAAGGGAGAGGTCCTCTACGCCGCCCCGGAGGCGTTGCTCGGGGAGGTCGTGGATGCGCGTGGGGACCTCTTCTCCCTGGGCTTGACGATGTTGGAGTTCGCCACCGGCCGTCACCTGTACGACCCGGCGGACTTGAAGATTTCGGAGGCGGAGTCGCGACTCTCTCCCGTGGAGCATCAGCGTGTCCTGCACGCCTCCATCCGGCACATGGAGACGGGACAGCCGCTCCATGTGGAGGACGCCATCTGGTGCGCCATGGTGTACCGCCCCCAGGACATTGGCCGTGCGGCCTTCGGTGTGTCCAAGCCCCTGCGCACCCTCTTCTACAAGCTGCTGCGCCGCAGGCCCGCGGACCGCTTCGCGTCGGCCGCCGAATTGGAGGTGGCCCTGCGGGCCCGGTTGTCGCAGTTGGCGCCCTACGGCGCGGACGACGCGGTGAAGGAGGTCGAGCAGGCACTCTTCGAAGCGGGCGAGGCGATGGAAGAGTTGACCTTGATGGACGATGAAGGCGGCTTCGTCCCGGCTGACTGGCGCTCGCACCCGGACTCCATCGAGACGCTGCCGGGGAGCGCTATCTCGGATGAGCTGACGACGGAGCCTGGTGCGGGTGCGCGCCGGGCGAAGA
- a CDS encoding phospholipid scramblase-related protein yields the protein MSHKPPSSDTTGLELDWGGRSRRQPEPTASAALEPLSEVEVPSGAGKGLPGDPKHMSTEMRLALQGMMETPALRMRQFREGMEIIFGAQTRNRYEVCDDTGRVALYVEEEARGFGAMLRRTFSPFYKARMECMTLGGVVALVVERPWSLFLTKADVLAWDGRLMARIEQRFTLFGRRLDIVTPGGAVIATVKGPALRPWTFRIFQNDVEIAAIRKRWAGFFQESFTAADNFSLDFQAPCTDFRLRQLVLAVAVLVDLLYFEDNSPSSALGPGLDLLDTLMFWKK from the coding sequence ATGAGCCACAAGCCCCCCTCATCGGACACGACCGGGCTGGAGCTGGACTGGGGCGGACGCAGCCGCCGCCAGCCGGAGCCGACCGCCAGCGCGGCGCTGGAGCCGCTCTCCGAGGTCGAGGTGCCCTCCGGCGCGGGCAAGGGCCTCCCGGGCGACCCCAAGCACATGAGCACCGAGATGCGCCTGGCGCTCCAGGGGATGATGGAGACGCCCGCGCTGCGCATGCGGCAGTTTCGCGAGGGCATGGAAATCATCTTCGGGGCCCAGACGCGCAACCGCTACGAGGTCTGCGACGACACGGGCCGCGTCGCGCTGTACGTGGAGGAGGAGGCCCGCGGCTTCGGCGCCATGCTCCGGCGGACCTTCTCGCCCTTCTACAAGGCCCGGATGGAGTGCATGACGCTGGGCGGCGTCGTGGCGCTCGTCGTGGAGCGCCCCTGGAGCCTCTTCCTCACGAAAGCGGACGTCCTCGCGTGGGATGGCCGCTTGATGGCGCGCATCGAGCAGCGCTTCACCCTATTCGGCCGCCGGTTGGACATCGTCACGCCGGGCGGCGCCGTCATCGCCACCGTGAAGGGGCCGGCCCTCAGGCCCTGGACCTTCCGCATCTTCCAGAATGACGTGGAAATCGCCGCCATTCGCAAGCGCTGGGCCGGCTTCTTCCAGGAGAGCTTCACCGCCGCGGACAACTTCAGCTTGGACTTCCAAGCGCCATGCACGGATTTCCGGCTGAGGCAATTGGTCCTGGCCGTCGCCGTGCTCGTGGACCTGCTGTACTTCGAGGACAACAGCCCCAGCTCCGCCCTGGGGCCCGGGCTGGACCTGCTCGACACGCTGATGTTCTGGAAGAAGTAG
- a CDS encoding lysophospholipid acyltransferase family protein, giving the protein MLFLGAVLVWAVTLPFDRNGRVLHLYSCFWAQLYFYVNPLWSLKVDGREHLPWKGAAVLVSNHESLGDILVLFGLYRPFKWVSKAANFKLPLIGWNMRLNRYVPLVRGDKASIIKMMAACEYWLSRGVPILMFPEGTRSFDGVVKPFKDGAFALALKQRCPIIPVVLTGTARTLPKHGLVLETNSRCHVQVMPPVDPSGFTDVASLREHVRDLIISEKARIEALTPGA; this is encoded by the coding sequence GTGCTCTTCTTGGGCGCCGTGCTCGTGTGGGCCGTCACGCTGCCGTTCGACCGGAACGGGCGCGTCCTGCACCTGTATTCGTGCTTCTGGGCGCAGCTCTATTTCTACGTCAACCCGCTCTGGAGCCTGAAGGTCGACGGGCGCGAACACCTGCCCTGGAAGGGCGCGGCGGTGCTCGTGTCCAATCACGAGTCGCTCGGCGACATCCTCGTCCTCTTCGGCCTCTACCGCCCCTTCAAGTGGGTCTCCAAGGCGGCGAACTTCAAGCTGCCCCTCATCGGCTGGAACATGCGGCTCAACCGCTATGTCCCCCTGGTTCGCGGTGACAAGGCGAGCATCATCAAGATGATGGCGGCCTGCGAATACTGGCTGTCTCGCGGCGTGCCCATCCTCATGTTCCCCGAAGGCACACGCTCCTTCGACGGCGTGGTGAAGCCCTTCAAGGACGGCGCCTTCGCGTTGGCCCTGAAGCAGCGCTGTCCCATCATCCCCGTGGTCCTCACCGGCACCGCGCGCACCCTGCCCAAACATGGCCTGGTCCTGGAGACCAACTCCCGCTGCCACGTCCAGGTCATGCCCCCCGTCGATCCCAGCGGCTTCACCGACGTGGCGTCCCTGCGTGAGCACGTCCGGGATCTCATCATCTCGGAAAAGGCGCGCATCGAAGCGCTGACGCCGGGCGCGTAG
- a CDS encoding DUSAM domain-containing protein, which yields MRQIKEGSWRLMRALNRMYQHKRAGDLDSARQEMRDVLSAEVVPFYRDVAAGQLEDLEDVS from the coding sequence ATGCGCCAGATCAAAGAGGGCTCCTGGCGCCTGATGCGTGCGCTGAATCGGATGTATCAGCACAAACGCGCGGGTGACCTCGACAGCGCACGCCAGGAAATGCGGGACGTTCTCTCCGCCGAAGTCGTGCCTTTCTACCGCGACGTTGCGGCCGGGCAGCTCGAAGACCTCGAAGACGTGTCGTAG